One region of Mycolicibacterium lutetiense genomic DNA includes:
- a CDS encoding APA family fibronectin-binding glycoprotein, which produces MDESDAMPPRRRGLSKKLALVALTGATAVAVALPAVAYADPEPAPPAPPAPAPAVPGAPAPAAPAPAAAPAPAPAVPAPPAPAPAPGAPAPAPAAPAPPPPADPNAPAAPAPAPAPAPADPNAPAPAPAPEPGRVDNAAGGFSYVVPGGWKVSDATQLSYGQALLTPIPPEGAPEPPNDTSVLLGRLDLKLFAGAEADNAKAAVRLASDMGEFFMPFPGTRVNQETVPLDANGLTGVASYYEVKFTDTNKPNGQIWAGVVGAPPAPGTPRGQRAPERWFVVWLGTAAHPVDKAAAATLANSIRPWTPPPSAAPDPNAPPPPADPAHPGVGVPVPVTNAPPEMLPPG; this is translated from the coding sequence TGGCCGTTGCGCTGCCTGCGGTGGCGTATGCGGATCCCGAGCCGGCGCCCCCGGCGCCCCCGGCGCCGGCCCCAGCTGTGCCCGGCGCACCCGCCCCGGCTGCTCCGGCTCCGGCGGCGGCGCCTGCTCCCGCCCCGGCCGTGCCCGCGCCGCCTGCCCCGGCTCCGGCCCCTGGAGCGCCTGCTCCCGCCCCGGCTGCTCCCGCGCCGCCTCCGCCTGCCGATCCCAATGCTCCGGCCGCACCCGCACCCGCACCCGCACCTGCTCCCGCGGATCCCAACGCCCCGGCCCCGGCCCCCGCGCCGGAGCCCGGTCGAGTGGACAACGCAGCGGGCGGCTTCAGCTACGTCGTACCCGGCGGGTGGAAGGTGTCCGACGCGACCCAGTTGTCATACGGCCAGGCGTTGTTGACCCCGATCCCGCCGGAGGGCGCGCCCGAGCCTCCGAACGACACCAGCGTGCTGCTCGGGCGCCTGGACCTGAAGCTGTTCGCGGGCGCCGAAGCAGACAACGCCAAGGCGGCCGTCCGGCTGGCCTCCGACATGGGTGAATTCTTCATGCCCTTCCCCGGAACCCGGGTGAATCAGGAGACCGTTCCGCTGGATGCCAACGGGCTCACCGGTGTCGCCTCGTACTACGAGGTGAAGTTCACCGATACCAACAAGCCCAACGGCCAGATCTGGGCCGGTGTGGTCGGTGCCCCGCCGGCCCCGGGAACCCCGCGCGGGCAGCGTGCTCCGGAACGCTGGTTCGTGGTGTGGCTGGGTACGGCGGCCCATCCGGTGGACAAGGCCGCCGCGGCGACATTGGCCAACTCGATCCGGCCGTGGACGCCTCCGCCGTCGGCCGCGCCTGACCCCAACGCGCCGCCACCGCCTGCCGACCCGGCCCATCCCGGTGTCGGGGTGCCGGTACCGGTTACCAACGCTCCGCCGGAGATGCTGCCCCCGGGCTGA
- a CDS encoding GlsB/YeaQ/YmgE family stress response membrane protein: protein MDVMAATEILARSSTLTNVGWIGYIIIGALAGWIAGKIVKGGGSGILMNIVIGVIGALIGGFLLSFFLNTGGGGWWFTLFTAILGSVILLWIVGMVRKGS, encoded by the coding sequence ATGGATGTAATGGCGGCTACCGAAATTCTGGCCCGTTCCTCCACGCTGACGAACGTCGGCTGGATCGGTTACATCATCATCGGCGCGTTGGCCGGATGGATCGCCGGAAAGATCGTCAAGGGCGGTGGCTCCGGCATTCTGATGAACATCGTCATCGGCGTGATCGGCGCGCTCATCGGCGGATTCCTGCTCAGCTTCTTCCTCAACACCGGAGGGGGCGGCTGGTGGTTCACCCTCTTCACCGCAATCCTCGGATCGGTGATCCTGCTCTGGATTGTCGGAATGGTGCGCAAGGGCAGCTGA
- a CDS encoding zinc-binding alcohol dehydrogenase family protein, which yields MTTGTMTAWQVVHPGPVSSRPLQRVTVRTPQPGPDELLVKVLACGVCRTDLHVAEGDLAVHRPQVIPGHEVVGEVVALGADTGGGFAPGDRVGVAWLRHTCGQCVYCLRGRENLCPSSLYTGWDADGGYAEFTTVPAAFALRLPTGYSDIELAPLLCAGIIGYRALLRTDLPPGGRLGLYGFGGSAHLTAQVALAQGARVHVMTRGERARELALALGASSVQGSADMPPEPLDAAILFAPVGDLVLPALAALDRGGILAIAGIHLSDIPTLNYQQHLFFEREIRSVTANTRTDARDFLAFAGAHRMAVSTPEYALDHADQALADLAAGRIAGAAVLQV from the coding sequence ATGACCACCGGGACGATGACAGCCTGGCAGGTCGTCCACCCTGGCCCGGTGAGTTCACGGCCGTTGCAACGAGTTACGGTGCGCACCCCGCAGCCCGGCCCTGACGAACTGCTCGTCAAGGTGCTGGCCTGCGGGGTGTGCCGTACCGATCTGCATGTCGCCGAAGGGGATTTGGCTGTACACCGGCCACAGGTGATCCCCGGGCACGAGGTCGTCGGTGAGGTCGTCGCGCTCGGTGCCGATACCGGCGGCGGTTTCGCCCCCGGTGATCGGGTGGGTGTGGCGTGGCTGCGGCACACCTGCGGGCAGTGTGTCTATTGCCTACGAGGGCGGGAGAATCTCTGTCCGTCCTCGCTGTACACCGGCTGGGACGCCGACGGCGGCTATGCCGAATTCACCACCGTCCCCGCGGCGTTCGCGTTGCGGTTGCCGACCGGATACTCCGATATCGAGCTGGCGCCGTTGTTGTGCGCGGGCATCATCGGCTATCGCGCCCTGTTGCGGACCGACCTACCTCCGGGCGGACGGCTGGGACTCTACGGTTTCGGCGGCAGCGCGCACCTGACGGCGCAGGTGGCGTTGGCGCAGGGGGCTCGGGTGCATGTGATGACCCGTGGCGAGCGCGCCCGGGAACTCGCACTGGCGCTGGGTGCGTCGTCGGTGCAGGGCAGCGCCGACATGCCACCCGAACCCTTGGATGCCGCAATCCTGTTCGCACCGGTCGGCGATCTGGTGTTACCTGCGTTGGCGGCCCTGGACCGCGGCGGCATCCTGGCGATCGCGGGAATCCACCTCAGCGACATCCCGACCTTGAACTATCAACAGCACCTGTTCTTCGAACGCGAAATTCGGTCGGTGACCGCCAACACCCGTACCGATGCCCGTGATTTCCTGGCGTTCGCGGGTGCGCACCGGATGGCGGTCAGCACTCCCGAGTACGCCCTGGACCACGCCGACCAGGCGCTGGCCGATCTGGCCGCCGGCCGTATTGCGGGTGCAGCGGTGCTGCAGGTGTAG
- a CDS encoding CGNR zinc finger domain-containing protein, producing the protein MTTTWAGDTETKPAPGPLARIQGLVNTIELPAGIDRLADPDDAAPWLAANGLLAVGASPTTAELDLVRRVREALRALLIHNIGGPPPGADHLAVLQEVTERSTAKVDVTPDGQVRLSAVGEGVGERLLELLLVMRDAQRDGTWARLKACGNDECTWAFYDRSRNHGGTWCDMASCGNMLKNREFRARRRAGS; encoded by the coding sequence ATGACGACGACGTGGGCCGGCGACACCGAGACGAAACCCGCGCCCGGTCCGCTGGCCCGGATTCAGGGGTTGGTCAACACCATCGAATTGCCCGCCGGAATCGACCGCCTTGCGGATCCCGACGACGCGGCGCCCTGGCTGGCGGCGAACGGGTTACTCGCAGTAGGGGCGAGCCCGACCACAGCCGAACTGGACCTGGTGCGTCGGGTGCGCGAAGCGTTGCGCGCGCTGCTGATTCACAACATCGGTGGTCCGCCGCCGGGCGCCGATCACCTAGCCGTGCTGCAAGAGGTCACGGAAAGATCCACCGCGAAGGTCGACGTAACCCCCGACGGGCAGGTGCGGTTGTCGGCCGTCGGAGAGGGCGTGGGGGAGCGACTGCTCGAGCTGCTGCTGGTGATGCGCGATGCGCAGCGCGACGGCACGTGGGCCCGGCTCAAGGCGTGTGGGAACGACGAATGTACGTGGGCGTTCTACGACCGGTCCCGCAATCATGGCGGTACCTGGTGCGATATGGCCAGCTGCGGGAACATGCTGAAAAACCGTGAGTTCCGGGCGCGGAGACGCGCCGGTAGTTAA